A single genomic interval of Plantibacter sp. Leaf314 harbors:
- a CDS encoding dihydrodipicolinate synthase family protein — protein MAQQFDLGGVIVATTLAFKEDASAPAGLAVDYDRFAEHCNWLIENGCRGVGPNGSLGEYSSLTDAERRKVIQVAVDTVGDRGLVVAGVHGVGWHQAQQWAEYAKEDGADGVLLLPPTIYRANDDEVIEHYSRVNEVGLPIMAYNNPIDTKVDLTPDLLVELAKLEHVVAVKEFSADIRRVLEIQDKTDLDVIAGADDLLFESLVAGAVGWFAGYPNAFPREAVELYTLVTSGRVDEARTLYRELVPVFGWDSKTEFVQAIKLSIDIAGESYGGPTRPPRGPLSALQTEQVTTQTRRALDYLAAR, from the coding sequence ATGGCCCAGCAGTTCGACCTCGGCGGCGTCATCGTCGCGACCACCCTCGCGTTCAAGGAGGACGCGTCAGCTCCCGCCGGCCTGGCCGTCGACTACGACCGCTTCGCCGAGCACTGCAACTGGCTCATCGAGAACGGCTGCCGCGGCGTCGGCCCGAACGGTTCCCTCGGCGAGTACTCCTCGCTCACGGACGCGGAGCGTCGCAAGGTGATCCAGGTCGCCGTCGACACCGTCGGTGACCGCGGACTCGTCGTCGCCGGCGTGCACGGCGTGGGCTGGCACCAGGCGCAGCAGTGGGCCGAGTACGCCAAGGAGGACGGCGCCGACGGTGTCCTGCTCCTGCCGCCCACCATCTACCGGGCCAACGACGACGAGGTCATCGAGCACTACAGCCGCGTGAACGAGGTCGGCCTGCCGATCATGGCCTACAACAACCCCATCGACACCAAGGTCGACCTCACGCCCGACCTCCTCGTCGAGCTCGCGAAGCTCGAGCACGTCGTCGCGGTGAAGGAGTTCTCGGCGGACATCCGTCGGGTGCTGGAGATCCAGGACAAGACCGACCTCGACGTCATCGCCGGAGCCGACGACCTCCTCTTCGAATCCCTCGTCGCCGGTGCCGTCGGCTGGTTCGCCGGCTACCCGAACGCGTTCCCGCGCGAAGCGGTCGAGCTGTACACGCTCGTCACCTCCGGCCGGGTGGACGAGGCCCGCACCCTGTACCGGGAGCTGGTGCCCGTCTTCGGCTGGGACTCGAAGACCGAGTTCGTGCAGGCCATCAAGCTGTCGATCGACATCGCCGGCGAGAGCTACGGTGGACCGACGCGGCCGCCGCGCGGCCCGCTCAGCGCGCTGCAGACGGAGCAGGTGACGACGCAGACGCGCCGCGCGCTCGACTACCTCGCCGCCCGCTAA
- a CDS encoding aldehyde dehydrogenase (NADP(+)) produces MSTTPXPXPTPATETTAEQLETVLAGAATAAPAWAATPPATRARALVAVADALLAHADDLIPVGMRETGLAEARLRGELLRTAVQLRLFADTVVDGSYLDVRIDEADPDFALGARPELRRVLVPLGPVLNFAASNFPFAFSVAGGDTAAILAAGCPVVLKVHDGHPGLSLATAAVVEDALRASGAPDGVFQTIVGQDAGVTALRDERVRAGSFTGSLRAGRILADIAAARPVPIPFFGELGSVNPVFVTGQAVEESGEAIATGFVGSVAGSAGQLCTKPGFVYLPEAAGLDDTIRTTAEAVPEHRLLNDRITAGYGERRDTILSTPGVRVIAEGSLRIDADGDGWATPTIVAVSVDALRDGRDRLLDEAFGPLSILVEVPAGAPLAPLVAEFCEGNLTATLHAGAEETSDDLVELVGQLSAHAGRVLFGGWPTGVAVTPAMQHGGPWPATTNDSSTSVGTAAITRFLRPVAFQNMPDRFLPAVLRSDAVGIPAAVAPAGASKQWGEAATA; encoded by the coding sequence ATGTCGACCACCCCCMCCCCCMCCCCCACCCCCGCCACCGAGACGACCGCCGAGCAGCTCGAGACCGTGCTGGCCGGCGCTGCGACCGCCGCACCGGCGTGGGCCGCGACGCCGCCGGCCACCCGAGCCCGGGCGCTCGTCGCGGTCGCGGACGCCTTGCTCGCGCACGCCGACGACCTCATCCCCGTCGGGATGCGGGAGACGGGTCTCGCCGAGGCGCGCCTGCGCGGAGAACTCCTGCGCACGGCTGTGCAGCTGCGCCTCTTCGCCGACACCGTCGTCGACGGTTCGTACCTCGACGTCCGGATCGACGAGGCCGACCCCGACTTCGCCCTCGGCGCGCGTCCCGAGCTGCGGCGCGTGCTCGTCCCGCTCGGTCCGGTGCTGAACTTCGCCGCGAGCAACTTCCCGTTCGCCTTCTCAGTGGCCGGCGGCGACACCGCGGCGATCCTCGCGGCCGGCTGTCCGGTCGTCCTCAAGGTCCACGACGGGCACCCCGGGCTCTCGCTCGCGACCGCCGCCGTCGTCGAGGACGCCCTGCGGGCGAGCGGCGCACCGGACGGCGTCTTCCAGACCATCGTCGGCCAGGACGCCGGCGTGACCGCCTTGCGCGACGAGCGGGTGCGCGCGGGCTCCTTCACCGGGTCCCTCCGCGCCGGGCGCATCCTCGCCGACATCGCCGCCGCACGGCCGGTCCCGATCCCGTTCTTCGGCGAGCTCGGCAGCGTCAACCCGGTCTTCGTCACCGGGCAGGCGGTGGAGGAGTCGGGCGAGGCGATCGCGACGGGGTTCGTCGGGAGCGTCGCGGGCTCGGCTGGACAGCTCTGCACGAAGCCCGGGTTCGTCTACCTGCCGGAGGCCGCGGGCCTCGACGACACGATCCGGACCACGGCCGAGGCCGTGCCGGAGCACCGTCTCCTGAACGACCGCATCACCGCCGGATACGGCGAGCGCCGCGACACGATCCTCAGCACCCCCGGTGTCCGCGTCATCGCGGAGGGCTCGCTGCGGATCGATGCCGACGGTGACGGCTGGGCCACCCCGACGATCGTGGCCGTGTCCGTCGACGCCTTGCGGGACGGCCGGGACCGGCTGCTCGACGAGGCGTTCGGGCCGCTGTCGATCCTCGTCGAGGTCCCGGCCGGCGCCCCGCTCGCGCCGCTCGTGGCGGAGTTCTGCGAGGGCAACCTCACCGCGACGCTGCACGCCGGCGCGGAGGAGACGAGCGACGACCTCGTGGAGCTCGTGGGACAGCTCTCGGCCCACGCCGGTCGGGTGCTCTTCGGTGGATGGCCGACCGGTGTGGCCGTCACGCCGGCCATGCAGCACGGCGGACCGTGGCCGGCCACGACGAACGACTCCAGCACCTCGGTCGGGACTGCGGCGATCACCCGTTTCCTGCGGCCGGTCGCCTTCCAGAACATGCCGGACCGCTTCCTGCCGGCGGTGTTGCGCAGCGACGCCGTCGGGATCCCCGCGGCGGTGGCTCCCGCCGGCGCATCGAAGCAGTGGGGCGAGGCCGCGACGGCGTAG
- a CDS encoding (2Fe-2S)-binding protein: protein MVSRRLPATSDRIVPGTEDAVRIELDGTPVDGLRGQTIAGVLLGSGVLAWRRTSGSGKPRGVFCGIGVCFDCIVTVNGQRDVRACQRRASDGDRIETQHDALPRPVSEPAPEPEPLEGRS, encoded by the coding sequence ATGGTCTCGAGACGACTGCCGGCCACGAGCGACCGCATCGTGCCGGGTACGGAGGACGCGGTGCGCATCGAGCTCGACGGCACCCCCGTCGACGGGCTCCGCGGCCAGACGATCGCCGGCGTCCTGCTCGGTTCCGGCGTCCTCGCCTGGCGTCGTACGAGCGGTTCCGGGAAGCCTCGTGGCGTCTTCTGCGGCATCGGCGTGTGCTTCGACTGCATCGTCACGGTGAACGGTCAGCGGGACGTACGGGCGTGCCAGCGTCGGGCGAGCGACGGCGACCGCATCGAGACCCAGCACGACGCCCTGCCACGGCCGGTGTCCGAACCTGCACCCGAGCCCGAGCCGCTCGAGGGTCGATCGTGA
- a CDS encoding GntR family transcriptional regulator, whose amino-acid sequence MSMTAIRPAEQRLSLRAQVERAVSAAIISGELAPGTMLSVPTLAVQFNVSATPVREAMLDLEKRDFVEAVRNKGFRVTVVSEAALRNTAEIRQLLEPPAMERLAGTFEPSSLPELRRQADDIVAGARDGDLTRYLEADQAFHLALTAMLGNPLLVELVEDLRGRTRLVGLAAMLDSQQLDRSAAEHHELLDALERGDGAAARDLMHRHIGHTTGWWAGKPESDAE is encoded by the coding sequence ATGAGCATGACGGCGATCCGGCCGGCCGAGCAGCGGTTGAGCCTGCGAGCACAGGTGGAGCGCGCGGTGTCGGCGGCGATCATCTCGGGGGAGCTCGCACCGGGGACGATGCTCTCGGTGCCGACCCTCGCGGTGCAGTTCAACGTCTCGGCGACGCCCGTCCGCGAGGCCATGCTCGACCTCGAGAAGCGCGACTTCGTCGAGGCCGTGCGGAACAAGGGCTTCCGGGTCACGGTCGTCAGCGAGGCGGCCCTCCGCAACACCGCCGAGATCCGGCAGCTGCTGGAGCCACCGGCGATGGAGCGGCTCGCCGGGACGTTCGAGCCGTCGTCCCTGCCCGAGCTGCGTCGTCAGGCCGACGACATCGTGGCCGGTGCACGCGACGGCGACCTGACCCGCTACCTCGAGGCCGACCAGGCCTTCCACCTCGCGCTCACGGCCATGCTCGGCAACCCGCTGCTGGTCGAACTCGTCGAGGACCTCCGCGGGCGCACCCGACTGGTGGGGCTGGCGGCCATGCTCGACTCCCAGCAGCTCGACCGCTCGGCGGCCGAACACCACGAGCTCCTCGACGCCCTCGAACGCGGCGACGGTGCGGCAGCCCGCGACCTCATGCACCGCCACATCGGCCACACCACGGGCTGGTGGGCCGGCAAGCCGGAGTCCGACGCCGAGTAA
- a CDS encoding alpha/beta fold hydrolase — protein MTHRTTTYLLPGIAVTDHTVDVPLDWRHPDDGRTISLFARELVDPVRRGEELPVLVFLQGGPGGKGPRPVSRDGWIAEALRSHRVLLLDQRGTGRSTRIDGRSIAAIGDATEQAAYLERFRADSIVDDAEYLRRTVFGGRRWSTLGQSYGGFLTLTYLSRAPEALAACYVTGGLASVQPSAAEVYRRTYPRTERKNLAFAERYPQDVDTVSRIADRLAEEEVLLPDGDRLTVRRFQNLGIDFGMKPGYERLHWLLDEAFDAGDRLSDTFLAQVWGRTSYVDNPLFIALQESIYGSAGFGATGWAAQVERDARPAFAETARPLRFTGEMVYPWMFEEIRALRPFRDAVELLATKSDWDPLYDPDTLRASTVPVAAAVYYDDMYVDAQLQLETVDAVGGATAWVTNEYEHDGIQDAAVVRRLFAMVDERGGRRDDEEHA, from the coding sequence ATGACCCACCGCACCACCACGTACCTGCTTCCGGGGATCGCGGTCACCGACCACACCGTGGACGTCCCGCTCGACTGGCGACACCCGGACGACGGGCGCACCATCTCGCTGTTCGCGCGGGAGCTCGTCGACCCCGTCCGGCGCGGCGAGGAGCTGCCCGTCCTGGTGTTCCTCCAGGGCGGTCCAGGCGGCAAGGGCCCGCGTCCGGTGTCGCGCGACGGCTGGATCGCGGAGGCGCTCCGCTCCCATCGCGTCCTCCTGCTCGACCAGCGCGGTACCGGCCGGAGCACCAGGATCGACGGTCGGTCCATCGCGGCGATCGGCGACGCGACCGAGCAGGCCGCGTACCTCGAGCGCTTCCGGGCGGACTCGATCGTCGACGACGCCGAGTACTTGCGTCGCACCGTCTTCGGCGGCCGTCGGTGGTCGACACTCGGGCAGAGCTACGGCGGATTCCTGACCCTCACCTATCTGTCCCGTGCCCCCGAGGCCTTGGCGGCCTGCTACGTCACCGGCGGTCTCGCGAGCGTCCAGCCCTCCGCCGCCGAGGTGTATCGACGCACCTACCCGCGCACGGAGCGGAAGAACCTGGCGTTCGCCGAGCGCTACCCGCAGGACGTCGACACCGTCTCCCGGATCGCCGACCGACTCGCCGAGGAGGAGGTCCTCCTGCCCGACGGGGACCGGCTGACGGTCCGCCGCTTCCAGAACCTCGGGATCGACTTCGGCATGAAGCCGGGGTACGAGCGACTGCACTGGTTGCTCGACGAGGCGTTCGACGCCGGTGACCGTCTGAGCGACACCTTCCTCGCCCAGGTGTGGGGGAGGACCTCGTACGTCGACAACCCCCTGTTCATCGCCCTGCAGGAGAGCATCTACGGCTCGGCGGGCTTCGGTGCCACCGGATGGGCCGCGCAGGTCGAACGCGATGCCCGCCCCGCCTTCGCCGAGACGGCCAGACCGCTCCGCTTCACGGGCGAGATGGTCTACCCGTGGATGTTCGAGGAGATCCGTGCGCTCCGGCCGTTCCGGGACGCCGTCGAGCTCCTGGCCACCAAGTCCGACTGGGATCCGCTGTACGACCCCGACACCCTGCGTGCGAGCACGGTGCCCGTCGCCGCGGCCGTGTACTACGACGACATGTACGTCGACGCCCAGCTCCAGTTGGAGACGGTCGACGCCGTGGGAGGCGCCACAGCCTGGGTGACGAACGAGTACGAGCACGACGGGATCCAGGACGCCGCCGTGGTGCGGCGCCTGTTCGCGATGGTGGACGAACGCGGCGGACGTCGCGATGACGAGGAGCACGCATGA
- a CDS encoding NAD(P)/FAD-dependent oxidoreductase, with protein MSARRRDVVVVGAGPAGLQAALAARALGASVTLLDASDELGGQYWRHLPASRPSAAEASLHHGFERFLAIRAALDADAGCTVVTEAQVWAIDVDRDAPADDTTATGLRLHVLVGPPDGADRTPLTLRPDALVLATGAHDRTLPFPGWDLPGVFSAGAAQALAKGERVAVGQRVVVAGAGPFLLPVAASLTATGSRVLGVYEATTVGGLAAGWLPKPWQLLGVTGKVGELIGYVGGHLRHRIPYRVGHAVVAAHGTERVERVTIAAVDADWSPIPGTERTVEADAVCVSHGFTPRLELAIAAGCALTPTRFVEVDAEQRTSVPTVFAAGEITGIGGVDAALAEGAIAGHAAAGGLPGASGIRSAVSRRDTFLAFTDRLERAHGIREGWSDWLEDDTTICRCEEVDHGALRGTATATCATGLRSLKLSTRAGLGICQGRMCGRTVEELLHRVARESGGDGLIDGVSSDRRPIASPIRIGELAAHGPEPAPHEPTSTPSTEPLG; from the coding sequence GTGAGCGCCCGTCGGCGCGACGTCGTCGTGGTCGGCGCCGGCCCGGCCGGGCTGCAGGCCGCCCTCGCCGCCCGGGCGCTCGGCGCGTCGGTGACGCTGCTCGACGCCTCCGACGAACTCGGCGGTCAGTACTGGCGGCACCTGCCGGCGAGTCGTCCGTCCGCCGCCGAGGCGTCCCTGCACCACGGCTTCGAGCGCTTCCTCGCCATACGCGCCGCGCTCGACGCCGACGCCGGCTGCACGGTCGTGACCGAGGCCCAGGTGTGGGCGATCGACGTCGACCGCGACGCCCCCGCCGACGACACCACGGCGACCGGGCTGCGCCTCCACGTCCTCGTCGGCCCGCCCGACGGCGCGGACCGCACGCCGCTCACCCTCCGGCCGGACGCGCTCGTCCTCGCGACCGGCGCGCACGACCGCACCCTCCCGTTCCCGGGATGGGACCTCCCCGGCGTGTTCTCGGCCGGTGCCGCCCAGGCCCTCGCGAAGGGCGAGCGCGTGGCCGTCGGGCAGCGGGTCGTCGTCGCGGGTGCCGGACCGTTCCTCCTGCCGGTCGCCGCCTCGCTCACCGCGACCGGATCGCGCGTCCTCGGCGTCTACGAGGCCACGACCGTCGGGGGACTCGCGGCCGGCTGGCTCCCGAAGCCGTGGCAGCTGCTCGGCGTCACCGGGAAGGTCGGCGAGCTCATCGGCTACGTCGGTGGCCACCTCAGGCACCGGATCCCGTACCGCGTCGGTCACGCCGTCGTCGCCGCGCACGGCACCGAGCGGGTCGAACGGGTCACCATCGCGGCCGTCGACGCCGACTGGTCGCCGATCCCCGGCACCGAGCGCACCGTGGAGGCCGACGCCGTCTGCGTGAGCCACGGCTTCACCCCACGACTCGAACTCGCGATCGCCGCCGGATGCGCGCTCACCCCGACCCGGTTCGTCGAGGTCGACGCCGAGCAGCGGACGAGTGTCCCGACCGTCTTCGCCGCCGGGGAGATCACCGGCATCGGCGGGGTCGACGCAGCGCTCGCGGAAGGGGCGATCGCGGGACACGCGGCCGCCGGCGGTCTGCCGGGAGCCTCCGGCATCCGCTCCGCTGTGAGCCGTCGCGACACCTTCCTGGCCTTCACCGATCGACTCGAACGGGCGCACGGCATCCGCGAGGGGTGGAGCGACTGGCTCGAGGACGACACCACCATCTGCCGCTGCGAGGAGGTCGACCACGGTGCCCTCCGCGGCACGGCGACCGCCACCTGCGCGACCGGTCTGCGCTCGTTGAAACTCAGCACCCGCGCGGGCCTCGGGATCTGCCAGGGCCGGATGTGCGGCCGGACGGTCGAGGAGCTGCTGCACCGCGTCGCCCGGGAGTCCGGCGGCGACGGGCTCATCGACGGCGTCTCGAGCGACCGCCGGCCCATCGCCTCCCCGATCCGCATCGGCGAACTCGCCGCGCACGGGCCGGAACCCGCCCCGCATGAACCGACGTCGACCCCGTCGACCGAACCCCTCGGCTGA
- a CDS encoding proline racemase family protein, which translates to MKSSRMISAVDSHTEGMPTRVVTGGVGVIPGATMNDKRLHFMEHLDDLRLFLMNEPRGHAAMSGAILQPSTRADCDWGVVYIEVSGCLPMCGHGTIGVATVLVETGMVEVVEPVTTIRLDTPAGLVIARVDVSDGHADRVTLENVPSYVERLDAVIEVPGLGTVPYSLAFGGNFYAMVDLDAVGLPFDRDRQQDILDAGLRIMAAINEQAPPVHPEIEGLDHCHHVEFIAPGSDAVLSRHAMAIFPGWFDRSPCGTGTSARMAELWARGELPLHQDFVNESFIGSRFTGRLIAETTVAGRPAVIPTISGRAWVTGMGSYLLDPADPFPTGFQF; encoded by the coding sequence ATGAAGTCCTCCCGCATGATCAGCGCGGTCGACTCGCACACCGAGGGCATGCCGACCCGCGTCGTCACCGGCGGGGTCGGCGTGATCCCCGGCGCGACGATGAACGACAAGCGGCTGCACTTCATGGAGCACCTGGACGACCTCCGGCTGTTCCTCATGAACGAGCCGCGCGGTCATGCGGCGATGAGCGGCGCGATCCTGCAGCCCTCGACGCGCGCCGACTGCGACTGGGGAGTCGTGTACATCGAGGTGTCCGGGTGCCTGCCGATGTGCGGGCACGGCACGATCGGGGTCGCCACGGTCCTCGTCGAGACCGGCATGGTGGAGGTGGTCGAGCCGGTGACGACGATCCGGCTCGACACCCCCGCCGGGCTCGTGATCGCCCGGGTCGACGTGAGCGACGGTCACGCCGACCGGGTCACCCTCGAGAACGTGCCGAGTTACGTCGAGCGCCTGGACGCAGTCATCGAGGTGCCGGGGCTCGGCACCGTGCCCTACAGCCTCGCCTTCGGGGGCAACTTCTACGCCATGGTCGACCTCGACGCCGTCGGTCTGCCGTTCGACCGCGACCGGCAGCAGGACATCCTCGACGCCGGCCTGCGGATCATGGCCGCGATCAACGAGCAGGCACCGCCAGTGCACCCGGAGATCGAGGGGCTCGACCACTGCCACCACGTCGAGTTCATCGCGCCGGGCTCCGACGCCGTGCTGTCCCGGCACGCGATGGCGATCTTCCCCGGGTGGTTCGACCGCTCCCCGTGCGGAACCGGCACCTCGGCACGCATGGCCGAACTCTGGGCTCGCGGCGAGTTGCCGCTCCACCAGGACTTCGTCAACGAGTCCTTCATCGGCAGCCGGTTCACCGGCCGCCTCATCGCCGAGACGACGGTCGCGGGCCGACCGGCGGTGATCCCCACCATCTCGGGTCGGGCCTGGGTCACGGGCATGGGCTCGTACCTGCTCGACCCCGCCGATCCGTTCCCGACCGGCTTCCAGTTCTGA
- a CDS encoding FAD-binding oxidoreductase, translated as MTRIVVVGAGIVGAACARILARRGAEVVVLDRSAAAGGTSGAGEGNLLVSDKGPGPELDLARYASRLWPVVTAELTDELGPTFPSVEFERKGGIVVATTEAGAQPLLDFAAAQRTAGVDARPLTEADLLAAEPSITRASTAAVHYPEDAQVQPVIATEALLASARLAGAIVRTGVTVTGGLRSATGRLTGVRTSAGDVSADVVLVCAGPWSAELGAVLGAPVPVRPRRGMVLVTTRMPHRVHHKVYDGDYFGATQSSDASLQTSSVVESTAAGTVLIGSSRQQIGFDARLDVDVLREVAGKSLRLFPFLRDASVMRSYGGFRPYMPDHLPVIGPDHRVDGLWHATGHEGAGIGLALATAELIAARLLGGAAALDDTPFQLDRQGLVAHLGVDRAAEVA; from the coding sequence ATGACCCGCATCGTCGTCGTCGGCGCCGGCATCGTCGGTGCGGCCTGCGCGCGGATCCTCGCCCGACGCGGCGCCGAGGTGGTCGTGCTGGACCGGTCGGCCGCGGCGGGTGGGACCAGCGGTGCCGGCGAGGGGAACCTCCTCGTCTCCGACAAGGGACCGGGCCCCGAACTCGACCTCGCCCGGTACGCGTCGCGACTCTGGCCCGTCGTCACCGCCGAGCTCACGGACGAACTGGGACCGACCTTCCCGAGCGTCGAGTTCGAGCGCAAGGGCGGGATCGTCGTCGCCACCACCGAGGCCGGCGCGCAACCACTCCTCGACTTCGCCGCCGCGCAGCGCACCGCCGGGGTCGACGCCAGGCCGCTCACTGAGGCGGACCTCCTCGCTGCCGAACCGTCGATCACCCGGGCGTCGACCGCGGCCGTCCACTACCCGGAGGACGCCCAGGTCCAGCCGGTCATCGCGACCGAGGCCCTGCTGGCGTCGGCGCGGCTGGCGGGCGCGATCGTCCGGACCGGGGTCACGGTGACGGGCGGCCTGCGCAGCGCGACCGGTCGGCTCACGGGCGTCCGGACCTCGGCCGGCGACGTGTCGGCCGACGTGGTCCTCGTCTGTGCCGGCCCCTGGTCGGCGGAGCTCGGCGCGGTCCTCGGTGCACCCGTCCCGGTCCGCCCCCGCCGCGGCATGGTCCTCGTCACGACCCGTATGCCGCACCGCGTCCACCACAAGGTCTACGACGGCGACTACTTCGGCGCCACCCAGTCGAGCGACGCGTCGCTCCAGACCTCGAGCGTCGTCGAGTCGACGGCCGCAGGGACCGTCCTGATCGGGTCGAGCCGCCAGCAGATCGGCTTCGACGCCCGGCTCGACGTCGACGTGCTCCGTGAGGTCGCCGGCAAGTCGTTGCGCCTCTTCCCGTTCCTCCGCGACGCCTCGGTGATGCGCAGCTACGGCGGGTTCCGCCCGTACATGCCCGACCACCTCCCGGTCATCGGCCCGGACCACCGCGTGGACGGCCTCTGGCACGCCACCGGCCACGAGGGCGCCGGCATCGGCCTCGCCCTCGCGACAGCGGAACTCATCGCCGCGCGGCTGCTCGGCGGAGCCGCCGCCCTCGACGACACTCCCTTCCAACTCGACCGCCAGGGGCTCGTCGCCCACCTCGGCGTCGACCGAGCGGCGGAGGTCGCCTGA
- a CDS encoding aminopeptidase P family protein, with product MIDPDDTTAQVAGIAPATAEAPAASMPKPATPDPRLPRLTEVPAFREFLSTGWGTPDRTPPVEPGIAAAAAAHRERLSAAFPGRTLVIASGRAPVRANDSNYDFRPNSDFFWATGCSAEDAVVVLRPSGSGHDATLYIPAPAHPGETGFFADANHGELWVGSAPGPSDWSAVLDLRVELLSALPDALRGAERPLLAGSLTSRHEALTPLTLSPELGRVLSELRMIKDEWEIAELRRAVDATVGGFSAVIRELPTAVAGGGERWLQGTFDRHARTTGNGPGYSTIVGSGAHAPTLHWVRCDGPVRGEDAILLDMGVETRAFYTADVTRTFPVSGTFSPEQRSVHDLVEASHRAGMAAVRPGRDFTDFHHAAMEVIAQGLHDWGLLPVSVDEALSATGQQHRRYLVCGIGHHLGLDVHDCAMSSYEAYQGGSMAPGMVLTVEPGLYFHAFDETVPPELRGIGVRLEDDLLLTATGAEVLSDALPIDASGIEAWMRAH from the coding sequence ATGATCGACCCCGACGACACGACCGCGCAGGTGGCGGGTATCGCCCCGGCGACCGCTGAGGCGCCGGCCGCCTCGATGCCGAAGCCGGCGACCCCGGACCCGCGGCTGCCCCGACTGACCGAGGTGCCCGCGTTCCGCGAGTTCCTCAGCACCGGGTGGGGCACGCCCGACCGCACGCCCCCGGTGGAGCCGGGGATCGCCGCGGCGGCGGCAGCGCATCGGGAGCGGTTGAGCGCCGCCTTCCCCGGTCGGACCCTCGTGATCGCGTCCGGCAGGGCCCCCGTCCGCGCCAACGACTCGAACTACGACTTCCGGCCGAACAGCGACTTCTTCTGGGCAACGGGGTGCTCCGCGGAGGACGCCGTCGTGGTCCTGCGACCGAGCGGTTCCGGGCACGATGCGACGCTCTACATCCCCGCTCCGGCGCACCCGGGCGAGACGGGCTTCTTCGCCGACGCCAACCACGGTGAGCTGTGGGTCGGGTCCGCCCCGGGGCCGTCCGACTGGTCGGCCGTCCTCGACCTGCGGGTCGAGCTGCTGTCGGCCCTCCCGGACGCCCTCCGCGGTGCCGAGCGGCCGCTCCTCGCGGGGAGTCTGACGTCGCGGCACGAGGCGCTCACTCCGCTGACCCTCTCGCCGGAACTCGGTCGCGTCCTGTCCGAGCTCCGGATGATCAAGGACGAGTGGGAGATCGCCGAGCTGCGCCGGGCCGTGGACGCGACGGTCGGCGGGTTCTCCGCGGTGATCCGTGAGCTGCCCACCGCGGTGGCGGGCGGCGGGGAACGGTGGCTGCAGGGCACCTTCGACCGGCACGCCCGGACGACCGGGAACGGACCCGGGTACTCCACCATCGTCGGCAGCGGCGCCCACGCACCGACCCTGCACTGGGTGCGCTGCGACGGACCCGTCCGGGGGGAGGACGCGATCCTGCTCGACATGGGCGTGGAGACGCGGGCCTTCTACACGGCCGACGTGACCCGCACCTTCCCGGTGTCCGGGACGTTCAGCCCGGAACAGCGCAGCGTGCACGACCTCGTCGAGGCGTCCCATCGAGCCGGTATGGCGGCGGTGCGGCCAGGGCGTGACTTCACCGACTTCCACCACGCGGCGATGGAGGTCATCGCGCAGGGCCTCCACGACTGGGGGCTGCTCCCGGTGTCCGTCGACGAGGCGCTGAGTGCGACCGGCCAGCAGCATCGCCGGTACCTCGTGTGCGGCATCGGACACCACCTCGGGCTCGACGTGCACGACTGCGCGATGTCCTCCTACGAGGCCTATCAGGGCGGGTCGATGGCTCCGGGCATGGTGCTCACGGTCGAACCGGGCCTGTACTTCCACGCCTTCGACGAGACGGTGCCGCCGGAGCTCCGCGGTATCGGGGTCCGGCTGGAGGACGACCTCCTCCTGACCGCGACCGGCGCCGAGGTGCTGTCGGACGCCCTGCCCATCGACGCGTCGGGCATCGAAGCGTGGATGCGCGCCCACTAA